From Virgibacillus ihumii, the proteins below share one genomic window:
- a CDS encoding M20 family metallopeptidase gives MRTTKIDRVKRDYERVVTLTQQLVRIPSVYRPDEPGGNEEKAANFVADHLRNIDGIEVHVEEVAPGRPNVIGVVDSGKPGKTLLFEGHTDVVTEGDPASWKHDPFGADIIDGKMYGRGTNDTKGNLSCMITAVQSILEDRESFTGKIILCIPVDEESLMLGIKHFIERGWADDVDGAIICEPEENQVCVAQRGALRIKITVKGKMAHGAISWSGINPNWRMAKIITALEKLEKSEQEIHGEHPYLKWPSITPTILRSPVSGDAQINVIPEKCMTTLDIRTVPNQDHQDLIRKIEDIFAELKREDADFQVEYDVIEDRPATETAQDDPVVKAVYDAAGEVLDKQPAYNGVPGATDGTFLHVHGVPIVTTGAGDRDIPHQINEYVEIEELGTTTQLYRSAALKFLNQDGNGNES, from the coding sequence ATGCGTACTACCAAAATTGATCGTGTGAAACGGGATTATGAAAGGGTAGTAACACTGACCCAGCAGCTGGTGCGAATCCCCAGCGTTTACCGGCCGGATGAACCGGGCGGCAACGAGGAAAAAGCGGCTAACTTTGTGGCGGATCATTTGCGGAACATTGATGGAATCGAGGTGCATGTGGAGGAAGTTGCACCTGGAAGGCCGAACGTAATCGGAGTGGTTGATTCGGGAAAACCTGGAAAAACTCTTTTGTTTGAAGGACATACAGATGTTGTGACGGAAGGTGATCCGGCCAGTTGGAAACATGATCCTTTTGGCGCTGACATTATCGATGGAAAAATGTATGGCAGGGGGACAAATGATACAAAGGGAAACTTGTCCTGCATGATTACTGCTGTCCAATCTATTTTGGAGGACAGGGAATCGTTTACCGGGAAAATAATTCTGTGCATCCCAGTGGATGAAGAAAGTCTGATGCTTGGTATTAAACACTTTATCGAACGCGGCTGGGCGGATGATGTTGACGGGGCAATCATTTGTGAACCAGAAGAAAACCAAGTTTGTGTGGCGCAAAGAGGGGCCTTGCGGATCAAAATAACAGTTAAGGGAAAAATGGCTCATGGTGCGATTTCCTGGAGCGGGATTAATCCCAATTGGCGGATGGCAAAAATCATCACCGCTCTGGAAAAACTGGAAAAGAGTGAGCAGGAAATCCATGGTGAGCACCCTTATTTAAAGTGGCCGAGCATTACACCGACCATTTTACGGTCACCTGTAAGCGGGGATGCCCAAATCAATGTCATTCCGGAAAAGTGTATGACCACATTAGATATCCGTACAGTACCAAATCAGGATCATCAGGATCTGATCCGTAAAATCGAGGATATATTTGCCGAATTGAAAAGGGAAGATGCTGATTTTCAGGTTGAATATGACGTGATTGAAGACAGGCCGGCAACGGAAACAGCACAAGATGATCCTGTAGTAAAGGCTGTGTATGATGCTGCCGGAGAGGTCTTGGACAAACAGCCGGCGTACAATGGTGTTCCCGGTGCAACAGATGGCACGTTTTTGCATGTGCACGGGGTTCCGATTGTTACAACAGGTGCAGGAGATAGGGACATTCCGCATCAGATTAATGAATATGTCGAGATTGAGGAACTGGGCACCACTACGCAGCTTTACCGCAGTGCCGCACTGAAATTTTTGAATCAGGACGGTAATGGAAATGAATCATAA
- a CDS encoding tartrate dehydrogenase yields MNHNIAVIPGDGIGKEVMDEAIKVLEAINHYESLHIHYDVFDWNSEYYLQHNRMMPRDGLDRLKGYDAILFGAIGDKRVPDHISVWELIMPIRKNFQQYVNLRPIKLLKGINSLVRTGEDIDFTIVRENLEGEYSDAGGSMFHHEQRELAIQNTVMTRQGVNQIAEFAFRYAREHGYNKVTNATKSNAITHVMTFWDKVVEEVAENHYDIRYEKNYIDALAAYFVQRPHDFQVVVASNLFGDILSDLGSAIVGGLGITPSANINPEKNFPSMFEPVHGSSPDIAGKGIANPIAQIWSLALMLEHLGRKDLHDKVLTAIQSLLDDAENLTPDLGGEATTNQAGDAIIRKLYN; encoded by the coding sequence ATGAATCATAACATAGCGGTTATTCCCGGCGACGGGATAGGCAAGGAAGTTATGGATGAGGCGATTAAGGTGCTGGAGGCAATCAACCATTATGAGAGCCTTCATATTCACTATGATGTTTTTGATTGGAACTCGGAGTATTATTTGCAGCATAACCGGATGATGCCGCGCGATGGGCTGGACAGACTGAAAGGGTATGATGCGATTTTGTTTGGTGCGATTGGTGATAAACGGGTGCCGGATCATATTTCTGTTTGGGAATTAATTATGCCAATCCGGAAAAATTTTCAGCAGTACGTTAACCTGCGTCCTATTAAACTGTTAAAGGGAATCAATAGTTTAGTACGTACTGGTGAGGACATCGATTTTACGATTGTTCGTGAAAACCTTGAAGGGGAATATTCCGATGCCGGCGGGTCCATGTTTCATCATGAACAGCGGGAACTTGCCATTCAAAATACGGTTATGACTAGGCAGGGAGTAAACCAGATTGCTGAATTTGCGTTCCGGTATGCACGTGAACACGGGTATAACAAAGTAACGAATGCGACCAAATCAAATGCGATTACCCACGTCATGACTTTCTGGGATAAAGTAGTAGAAGAAGTAGCGGAAAACCATTATGATATTCGCTATGAAAAAAATTACATTGATGCGTTGGCAGCATATTTCGTACAGCGCCCGCACGATTTTCAGGTTGTTGTCGCCTCCAATTTATTTGGCGATATTTTATCAGACTTGGGCTCTGCGATTGTGGGCGGATTGGGAATTACACCGTCAGCCAACATTAATCCGGAAAAAAACTTCCCATCGATGTTTGAACCTGTCCATGGCTCATCACCGGATATAGCAGGAAAGGGAATTGCCAATCCAATTGCACAGATATGGTCGCTGGCACTGATGCTGGAGCATTTGGGAAGGAAAGACCTACACGATAAGGTGCTCACAGCCATTCAATCATTACTGGATGACGCTGAAAATCTTACACCTGATCTGGGTGGAGAAGCAACAACCAATCAGGCGGGGGACGCGATAATCAGAAAACTTTATAACTGA
- a CDS encoding SDR family NAD(P)-dependent oxidoreductase, with amino-acid sequence MTLENKTFVVAGAAGGMGKAIVSELLGAQANVAGCDLHVENLADFKENNRFKVIQGDLLDEKKVRDVFSEIAADFGEIDGIVNAAGIAQRATPIEEVTLEKWKSIMDINMTMTFLTCREATPYLKRNGKGTIVNIGSVSTTRPRPGLQSYVASKGAVESFSKALALELAEDKIRVNVLHPGPCDTSMLEQFAGEGADVDEVKEQVFKQSVPMGELITPMDIAKSAKFLLSDDSEMVTGSVFHVDGGRSV; translated from the coding sequence ATGACGTTGGAAAATAAAACCTTTGTTGTTGCAGGAGCAGCCGGGGGCATGGGAAAAGCGATTGTTAGCGAACTATTGGGAGCACAGGCAAATGTAGCCGGCTGTGATCTGCATGTGGAGAATTTAGCTGATTTTAAGGAAAATAACAGATTTAAGGTGATCCAAGGCGATTTATTGGATGAAAAGAAAGTGCGCGATGTCTTTTCGGAAATCGCGGCTGACTTTGGTGAAATTGATGGAATCGTCAATGCGGCCGGCATTGCCCAACGTGCTACCCCTATTGAAGAAGTAACCTTGGAAAAATGGAAAAGTATTATGGATATCAATATGACCATGACCTTTTTGACGTGCCGGGAAGCAACACCGTACCTGAAAAGAAACGGCAAAGGAACCATTGTAAATATCGGTTCTGTTTCGACCACCAGGCCAAGGCCGGGGTTACAATCGTATGTTGCATCAAAAGGGGCGGTTGAATCATTTTCGAAAGCACTGGCACTGGAATTGGCTGAAGACAAAATCAGGGTAAATGTCTTGCACCCGGGTCCGTGTGACACATCCATGCTGGAACAATTTGCCGGAGAGGGTGCAGATGTGGATGAAGTGAAGGAACAGGTATTTAAACAAAGTGTCCCGATGGGAGAGCTCATAACCCCGATGGATATTGCAAAGTCAGCCAAATTCCTGCTTTCGGATGACTCTGAAATGGTTACAGGCAGTGTATTCCATGTTGATGGAGGCAGGAGTGTTTAA